One Natator depressus isolate rNatDep1 chromosome 13, rNatDep2.hap1, whole genome shotgun sequence genomic region harbors:
- the LOC141997819 gene encoding tyrosine-protein phosphatase non-receptor type substrate 1-like gives MEPVASRSSCPACRLPCLLLLALLGRPGAGAEEFQLLQPQGAVSVSAGETLTLTCFVTGLAPVGPVNWFKGSGGGRQLVYAERGSFPRVTRAVSGSDTDFTIRISDTRPADAGTYRCVKFKRGSGADEEIRSGAGTAVTVSASPSAPSVSGPPSRAEPGPSVTFTCTSGGFSPRNITVTWLKNGAKLSAPQPRVLPEHESVSYNMSSTVGVSLTRGDVRSQLTCQIEHSTLPYSTHLRGTYNLSDALRVPPRLRVGDPAAPVALNESVMFTCHAEGFYPKDASLTWLENGNETNLGKSSPLAENPDGTYTLQSSLEVKATEQRNRSMFTCRVVHDSQPPTNASQMLTISQPPPEPSKDGPSPDAEGNLSEEKKIYIAVAVVCAVLVVLVIAVIYLIRVRQRKGKSSPSVRLHEPKKSPSTALQDSDPNTLTYADLNFDKQQKKKSTRRFMETSPQSEYTCIQTGQPAVAEDNLTYADLDMVHLSKAPKRPARRPEEAISEYASVQIQKK, from the exons ATGGAGCCTGTCGCCAGCCGTTCCAGCTGCCCTGCCTGCCGGctgccctgcctgctgctcctCGCCCTGCTCGGCCGGCCGG GGGCCGGGGCCGAGGAGttccagctgctgcagccccagggcgcCGTGTCGGTGTCCGCGGGAGAGACTCTCACTCTGACCTGCTTTGTGACCGGCCTCGCTCCAGTAGGACCCGTGAATTGGTTCAAGGGCTCGGGCGGGGGCCGGCAGCTCGTTTATGCAGAGAGGGGATCATTCCCCCGGGTGACGCGGGCTGTGAgtggctctgacacagacttcacCATCCGCATCAGTGACACCCGCCCCGCGGACGCCGGGACCTATCGCTGTGTGAAGTTTAAGAGGGGGTCGGGAGCCGATGAGGAGATCAGATCCGGCGCTGGCACGGCCGTGACTGTGAGCG ccagcccctcgGCCCCATCCGTGTCCGGCCCCCCCAGCAGGGCGGAGCCAGGTCCCTCAGTGACTTTCACCTGCACGTCAGGAGGATTCTCCCCCAGAAATATCACTGTGACCTGGCTCAAAAATGGGGCCAAactctcagccccccagccccgggtTCTCCCCGAACACGAGAGCGTCTCCTACAACATGTCCAGCACCGTGGGGGTGAGCCTGACCCGAGGAGACGTCCGCTCCCAGCTCACCTGTCAGATAGAGCACAGCACCTTACCTTACAGCACCCACCTGCGTGGGACCTACAACCTCAGCGATGCTCTGCGAG TTCCACCCAGGCTGCGAGTGGGTGACCCAGCAGCGCCCGTCGCACTGAACGAGTCTGTGATGTTCACCTGCCACGCGGAGGGGTTTTACCCGAAGGATGCGAGTCTCACCTGGCTGGAGAACGGAAATGAGACGAACCTTGGAAAATCCTCCCCCCTGGCCGAGAATCCAGATGGGACGTACACGCTGCAGAGCTCCCTGGAGGTCAAAGCAACTGAGCAGAGGAATCGGTCCATGTTCACCTGTCGGGTTGTACACgattcccagccccccaccaatGCCAGCCAGATGCTGACAATCTCCCAGCCACCTCCTGAGCCAAGCAAAGATGGTCCTTCACCTGATGCAG AGGGTAACTTATCTGAAGAAAAAAAGATCTACATAGCCGTAGCAGTGGTTTGTGCAGTGCTGGTTGTATTGGTAATTGCTGTCATCTACCTCATCAGAGTACGACAGCGCAAAG gaaaaagcTCCCCTTCTGTAAG GCTACACGAGCCCAAGAAGAGCCCCAGCACAGCTCTCCAG GATTCTGATCCCAACACCCTGACCTATGCAGACCTGAACTTTGACAAGCAGCAGAAGAAGAAGAGCACGCGCCGGTTCATGGAGACGAGCCCGCAGTCGGAGTACACCTGCATCCAGACCGGCCAGCCGGCAGTCGCTGAAGACAATCTCACCTACGCTGACCTGGACATGGTCCACCTCAGCAAGGCACCCAAAAGACCTGCCCGCCGACCCGAGGAAGCCATCTCGGAGTACGCCAGCGTCCAAATCCAAAAGAAATGA